One Glycine max cultivar Williams 82 chromosome 8, Glycine_max_v4.0, whole genome shotgun sequence genomic window, CAGATTTATGTTACATAAGATACAAAAATCCATATCTAGACATATCGTCAATGAAGgtgataaaataagaatatccTTCTTTGGCTTGAATCTTCATGGGCCCACAAACATCTGTATGAATTAGTACCAATAACTCAGAAGCTCTTTCTCCACTTCCAATAAATGGAGATTTGGTCATTTTTCCTTTGAGACAAGATTCACAAGTTTCATATgattcataatcataattatcaAGGTAGCCTTCCTTGTGCAACTTGTTAATTCTTTTCTCGCCAATGTGACCTAGCCTACAATGCCaaagatatgttttatttacttgattatctctttttcttttgaaactaGAAGAAACATGCATAATCGAGCTATGATTCACATTGAGTAAGACATAAATGCCGCATCGCAGATAACCATTCACATATAATGTGAAAACCTCGCTTGTCCAACATGGAAATtgaaataatgtttgaaataaattttggaACATAATAACAATCTTCTAATACTAGTACTTTGCCAGTAGGCATTATTTAAGAAACTGATCCTAAAGCTCAGACGACAACATTTGCTCCATTCCCTACTTGTAGATTTATTTCTCCTTTCTTCAACCATCTAGTTATCTGTAGTCCCTGTAACGTAttacaaatattaaaactaatgcCTGTATCTAATACCCACATTGAAGAATCAGTGACAATTAAAGAAATcatgaaaacatttttcattaatgtcttaccttgtttcttgtttttcaaaaaatcaagaTACTTCTTTCAATTCCTCTTCCATTGACCTTTCTCCTTACAGAAGAAACATTTAGCATTAGTTTGGTCAATCTTGTTCCTTGTGTTCTTGGGTTTGGTCATACCACCCTTAGGTCCAAGATGCTTCCTTTTTGGTACTTTGCCTTTCTTCTTGGAGCTCTTGCCAACTACCATGAcaattcctttcttcttctcagAAGCAATTTGATTCTCATAATCAATTAGCAGATTAAGCATCTCATGCAAGTCACAACTCATCTTATTCATGTTGAAATTCACAATAAATTGTgaaaatgaatcagaaagtgATTGCAGAATCAAATCTTGAGAAAGCTCTTTCCCAAGAGTGCACCCCAACTTCTCAAGTTGTTCTATGAGACCAATTATCTTAAGAACATGGGGTTCAACCTTTTCATTTGCAGCAAGTGAGGATCTAAACTGGGCCTTAGATAACTGAAATCTAGTCGTCCTGCTTTGACCATCATACATCTTCTTAAGATGTTTGACGATCTCATAAAGCCTCTTAAAAAATTGTGAGCAAGCCACTTGGTTATCAAGTTGTTTCTCatacacattctaagacaatgaataatatacattttcaaatcaaaataagaaatatcatATCACATAAGTTCCTGGTTGTCAGGCGAATCCTATtgatatcaataaattaattttaatacttcCCTAGGTTGTCTAGGCGctcaatatataattaatttcaaaaacatgCATCTTATgcggaaaaaaaaattgcacaaaaaataattattaattataagtcTCCTGTTCGTCAGGTCGTTCcttattattaatcattaaaaaaaattacatcatatgtctcaatttatctttttttctctataaGTCCCCTGGTAATCAGATCGTTCCTTATgattaaacaatttaatatgTAAGCTAAATCAGATGACCAACATATTTATCATTTAGatatataacaattatataattatgcacatagcataatttttttctctctcaaataatataacaatttaatatGCTTGAAGTGCATACCTCTTTGATATCACATATCCTAATCCAGTGTATTTCCATTAAATTAATATCtagaaatttgaaataaaataattaataacaaattgctcaaaattgaaggaaaggtttaatcttttaaaaggaatccaaataaaataaaataaaaatttattctccCTTATATAAAAATACCAACATATATGATATGGAACATCTCCAGCAAATCAAACACCGTATTAACAACCAATTGCAAACATTCCACCGATTCAAAACAACATCCACGTAACAAGATTACAAAttgcacaaaaaaaattaatttgatttgacaaTGTAATCATGCAATCATAAGAGGCAGCATTACgtgtaagaaaataaaaattgaaactttttcaaattttgttaaatataatttaaatacaaaagaaccatgctctgataccaattgtagGAAAACTGGGTGTTCAAAAAATACACATTGCGAAATAAAAggatctattttatatttaaattatattataaacagatgacatattaaaaagtgtacatgttgatgagctcttgaagcatAAAAATTCTTCAATAGTGTGAAAACTTTACGTGTATCCACACCGAGACTGACCTCTCTTCGTCAACAACTTTGACAAgtggaaaaaaaagaatagagaagTGACATTGGGATCGTTTCAACGTGCAGCCTAAGGCTCTATTTATGGCACGCTAAAGATACCAAATTtctaatcaaatcaaaatcattattgattttacgctatattatttcttgttaccttttattgctaaccatttagcaattaaaattgaaataataattgaccaaGTCAAACTTGTATTTAGCCACCTTTTCAACCCAAATTCCAAATACTAAATATtacatgtttgtttctcttctttcaccaaatctttcatattatttatatttttagtgctagcaaaaatataataatattccacctttttgaaatcaattaatcatttgatcatattaaattctctaatttaattaatcatcaaatattaaaataatttttttaacagagattagaacactcgtttgtgtgtgaccccgtaggttcaatactaagccggtaatatattaatcaaattaatatactaatcaagGTAGGCGTCTAGCAACACTCCTTAACGTCCGGATAACATGAAGTAgcattttactttcaagaaccattagaagagtagtgtaataatttcttccatCTTTACAGCTCtgggttaactctagagtatggTATTATTGGCAAACCCTTTTGAGTTAACtcataatgacttaagaaactcatttcttctttcatttaattttcctagccaggatataattttattcattgagctcaaactcattaccaagaGCTGATGaattccttcttgattaatcattaattctacaggtatttaatcatatccaatatcCATTCAACAAGTGCTCTAAAGCATTAGGTGTCCGGAATCAAAATATGACAAATAATCtattaattactatgataatCTCAAGTTAAAGAATGCTATTATATCtcttcttgagaattttctattaacagtttatggtaaattttaaccataagaaaatttcaattgagttagttcaatgatcacatcaacatgtgactcatctatatatgcaaattaataaatgagattattaatatttatccaataaatactatcacatatatattaatctatccggattattgatatcctatttacaataatcctatgatcaagaacagtttagattaaaattagaacaaacttgtttttcattatcataatctctattataataacaagtctttaattttaatcaaggatATTATCAAATGGACCATTTAATCAAATAGTGaaatatgacaatgaaaataaaataatactttattattaaaattagaattgattacaTAATGACTTGGATCATGGGCATGCAAATTTATTCCTAACACAACTTACCTTCACTTACGTGATAGTATGATGAACATCCAAACACCTTCAACATTAAGTGTTTAGCTGGTTTGTTAGACCATACCTCAACAAGGGTTTTAAAGTTTATGGTAGTGGGCCATGAATGATTCACGAGATAGCATGTTGTGCTATTTGCCTTGCCCAGAAACTTCTATTCAAACCTGAATTGGATAACATGCATCCGACCTTTTCATACAAGGTCATGTTCATTTTTCAACTACTCTATTTTGTTATGGGGTATAATGTACAATATGTTGTATTGTTATGCCTTTATCTCTTCAAAATTCATTGAATTCAATAGAACAAAATTTCAAGACATTGTCAGTCCTAAGACACTTTACTGTCTTTCTTGTCTGATTCTTCATAAGACTTGTccaatccttgaaaattttgaaagcttcatatttttgttttatcatgAGTACCCATGTCATTATGGAGTAACCATCGATGATGGAGAGGAAATACCTTGCCCTCCCAGTGATGGAACTCTCAAAGGCCCCCAATAGTTAGAATGGACGTAGTCCAAAATGGCCTTTGTTATGTGCACAACCTTTGAGAACTTCATCCATTGTTGTTTCTCATAGATGCAATCCTTACAAAGTTGA contains:
- the LOC106799587 gene encoding uncharacterized protein; translated protein: MYDGQSRTTRFQLSKAQFRSSLAANEKVEPHVLKIIGLIEQLEKLGCTLGKELSQDLILQSLSDSFSQFIVNFNMNKMSCDLHEMLNLLIDYENQIASEKKKGIVMVVGKSSKKKGKVPKRKHLGPKGGMTKPKNTRNKIDQTNAKCFFCKEKGQWKRN